The genome window GATGGCATCCGTGGCCTCGGCGTCCAGCCGCGCAGCCTTGATGATCGGCAGACCGAGCTCGGCGGCGACCTGGGCGACCGGCGACGGCGTCAGCACCCGCTTGCGACCCAGCGGCGCGTCGGGCCGCGTGACGACCGCGGCGATGTCGTGCTCCGTCGCGAGGCGACGGAGGGTGGGGACGGCTGCCGACGGTGTGCCGGCGAAGACGAGACGCATGAAGGTGCTCCGGAGGGATGCGGGGGTGGATCGGGTGAGGACTGACGGCGTGTTCGCGATCAGAGCTCTGGGTCGAGGATATCGAGCCGAACCGAGAGCGCGCTCCGAGTCGACTTGCCCTTGCCCCGACGGGCGCTCACGGCTTCGGCGACGACCGAGGCGCGAAGCGTCGTCGCGACCTTCGCACCTGCGCCGTATTCGAAGCGCACGAGCGCGCGGACCCGGGGCGGATGGTCGTCGGACTCGATCGGCACGGGGCCGAGAACCGCATCTCCCGGGAGCTTGAGTTCCTGCAGCGATGCCAGTGCGCGGGCGACGGCTGCCGTAGTGCCTTCGACGAGCGCCACGCGAGTGGCCGGCGGCATATGCAGGGGTGCGCGTTCGGCGAGCTCGGACCGCGCATAACCGGACTGGTTCCAGGTGGCGAGTGCCCGAGCGATCGAGCCGTCGACTCCGACGAGGTGGATCGGGGCACCGGGAGCCGCGAGAGCTGCGGCATTGGACCACCAGCGCAGGCACGCCTCTCCGATGCGGAGATCGGGTGCCTGCAGCATCCGCGGACCGTCGAGCAGGACGACCGCCCGGTAGCCGCCGTCGGCCAGCGGTTCCGCTCCACGCGTCGCGACCACGAGCGACGGCTTGTCTGCGACATGCTCCACGGGGTGCGCGCTGTCGGCCACGATCACGCGAATGCCGGGGAACGCCTTGCCCAGCTCGTCGGCCGTGCGCTCACTGCCCGACGAGGCGAGACGGAGCTTCGTCGACGAGCACGCAGGGCAGGCCCACGCCCGTGCACCGCGCCCGCACCAGGCGCAGACGGGGACCGCACCGCGATGCTTCGCGCCGAGAGGACCGCCGCAGTGGGCGCAGCGGGCAGGAGCCCGGCACTCGGCGCAGACCAGCGACGGCGCGAACCCGGGTCGGGAGACCTGCACCAGCACTGGCCCCTCTGCCGCGGCGTTGCGTGCCGAGAGGAACGCGGACGACGGCATCCGCTGCGCTGTGGGGGCGTCCATCTCCTGAGGTGTGCTCAGCACCACTCTCGGGAGGACCCGCCGCGCCGCCCTGACATCCTGCAGCCAGCCGTGGGCGACCAGACGTTCGACGTCTGTGGTGCGCGTGTGCCCGACGAACAGGAGCGCTGACTCCTCCTGTTCCTGACGGAGAAGCGCCGTGTCCCTGGCGTTGATGTAGGGCGCGAGCGGCTCTCCGAGCAGCGGATCCCCGTCGTCCCATACGGCGACGAGCCCGGCGCGCACGGGGGCGTACACGGCGGAGCGGTTGCCGACGACGATGCTCGGCGCGTCTTCGAGCGAGCGGAGGAAAGAGCGATAGCGATCGGGGTTGGTCTGCCGCGAGTCGTAGCGGGCGACGGCTTCGGCCGGGACGGTCGTGGCGAGAACGGCGAGGAGCTGATCGAGATCGCGGTGATCCGGAACGACCAGGATGCTCGATTTGCCGGCAGCGAGCATGCGTGCTGCAGATGACGCGAGCAGCGCCGCCCAGCCAGGCGCGCCGTCGTGGTGCACCGGGATCGCCTCGACGGCGGCGCGCCCGCCCGATTCAAGCACCTCCTCGAGCCCGTCGTATGACGTGATGAGTCCGACCGCCCCCGTGAGCGCCTCGTCGGTGGGAACGAGCGGCGGCGAGTCCGCCTTCCAGGCCTTCTCGACGCGCACCTGTCTCTTCGGGATGACGAGTCGGAGCACGTCGGACGCCGAACCCGCCGCTCGGTCTGCGGCACGGCGCGCGAGACGGTAAAGGCGGTCGGGCAGCACCGGCACCTGCGACACGATGCCGTCGACTTCGGACAGCGGTCGATCGGCGTCGTCTTCGGTGTCGACCTCGATCACGTAGCCGTCTATCACCCGACCTGCCGTGCGGAGAGGCACGCGCACCCGGACTCCCGGCGCGACGTCGCCGAGCTCGTCCGGCAGCGCGTAGTCGAAGAGTCTGTCGAGCTGCGGGAGCGGCGAATCCAGCAGCACCCGCGCGATGCGTCGGCTCTGCGTCGTCATCGGAGCGATGTCATCGGTGACCTGCCCGTCGGAAGACGCCGGATCCGGCCGACCGGCAGATGTCGGTTCCTGCCCGTCGGAACGCGGCGGCTCCGGCCGGTCGGAGAGCTCACGCCCACCGGAAGACAGAGGCTCCTCAGATGGCATCGGCCCGTCGGATGGCATCAGGCCACCTGTCAGAGGCCGGCGGCGCGTCGCAGCTCTTCAGCGCGGTCGGTGCGCTCCCACGTGAACTCCGGCAGCTCGCGCCCGAAGTGTCCGTAGGCGGCGGTCTGCGCGTAGATCGGGCGGAGCAGGTCGAGCTGCTCGATGATCGCCTGCGGGCGCAGATCGAAGACCTCGCTGATCGCACGCGTGATGACCTCGTCTGAGACCTTGCCCGTGCCGAAGGTCTCGACGTAGAGGCCGACGGGGCGTGCCACGCCGATCGCATACGCGACCTGCACCTCGAGGCGGTCGGCGAGACCAGCGGCAACCGCGTTCTTCGCGACCCACCGGGTCGCGTAGGCACCCGATCGGTCGACCTTGGACGGGTCCTTGCCGCTGAACGCGCCACCACCGTGACGAGCTGCGCCGCCGTACGTGTCGATGATGATCTTGCGCCCGGTGAGACCGGCGTCGCCCTTGGGGCCACCGGTGACGAACGGGCCTGCGGGGTTGATGTAGTACGTGATGTCGTCGAGATCGAGCCCCGTCGACTCGAGGACAGGGGCGATCACGTGCTGGCGCACCTGCGCCTTGAGCTCGTCCTGCGAGATGTCGGGGTGGTGCTGCGTCGAGAGGACGACGGCGTCGACGGTCTTCGGCGTGAAGCCGTCGTACCCGAGCGTGACCTGCGTCTTGCCGTCGGGCCGCAGGAACGGCAGAGCGCCGGAGCGGCGGACCTCGGTCAGCCGCTCCGCGATGCGGTGCGCCGTCCACGCGGCCATCGGCATCAGCTGCGGCGTCTCGTTCGTGGCGAACCCGAACATGATGCCCTGATCGCCCGCTCCGAGCCCGTCGAGGGGATCGATCGATCCGCCGTCCCGGTGCTCCTGGGCACTGTCGACGCCGTGCGCGATGTCCGTCGACTGCTCGCCGACCGAGATGCTGACGCCGCAGGAGTCGCCGTCGAAGCCCGTCTCGCTCGAGGTGTACCCGATGCGGTTCACGACCTGGCGGACGATGGTCGGGATGTCGACGTAGGCCTCGGTGCGGATCTCGCCGGCGACGTGCACGAGACCCGTGGTGACGAGGGTCTCGACCGCGACGCGGGAATCCCGGTCCTTCGCGATGAGCCCGTCGAGGATGCTGTCCGAGATCTGGTCGCAGATCTTGTCCGGGTGCCCCTCGGTGACGGACTCGGACGTGAACAGACGCAGGGCGCTCATCAGGGCTCCAGAACGGGGTCGGACGGAAAGAAGGGGGTGGCTCCCATGATGGACCGCACCGCCGACATCAGCCGGCGGTGCGGTCATCGGACGTCACTCGGCGTGACGGAGACGGAGCTTGTCCTCGTTGATCTCGTGCAGAGCGATGGTCAGCGGCTTGTCCTCGACAGAGGAGTCGACCAGCGGACCGACGTTGTCGAAGAGGTTTCCCTCGTGCAGGTCGGAGTAGTAGTCGTTGATCTGGCGCGCGCGCTTGGCGGCGTAGATCACGAGCTCGTACTTCGAGTCGACACGGTCGAGCAGGTTGTCGATGGGGGGATCGATGATTCCGTTGGTGTGGTGTCCGGCCATGGTGGGACCTCCTGATCAGGCGACGGGATCGTCGCGAAGACGGTGCAGCGGGCGCGCGAAGACGCTCAGCGCGCAGAGCTCGAAGACAATTCTACGACCTCCGCGGCAGCGGTGGCGACGTCCTCGTTCACGATCAGGTGGTCGAACTCGTTCTGCGCGGCCAGTTCGACCTTCGCGGTGCGAAGGCGACGAGCCCGTTCCTCGGCGCCTTCGGTGCCTCGTCCGACCAGTCGCTGGACGAGTTCGTCCCACGTCGGCGGCAGGAGGAAGATCAGGGTCGCGGCGGGCTCGGCCTTGCGCACCTGACGCGCGCCCTGCAGATCGATCTCGAGCAGAACCGTCTTGCCCTCGGCCAGCGCGGCATCGATCGGTGCCCGGGGCGTGCCGTATCGCGAGCGGTTGTGCACGACGGCGTATTCGAGCAGCTCGTCCTCGGCGATCAACCGGTCGAACTCGGCGTCGTCGACGAAGTAGTAGTGCACTCCGTCGACCTCGCCGGGGCGAGCGGGTCGGGTGGTCGCCGAGACCGACAGGTGGATCTCGGGATTGTTCTCGCGGATGTGGGCGGCGACCGTTCCCTTGCCCACCGCGGTGGGACCCGCCAGGACGAGCAGACGGCTGCGGGCTCCGCGCGGCTCGAGCACGGGGAAGCGCGAGTCGAGCCACTGCGAAAGGGCGACGCGCTGACGGACGCCCAGGCCCCCCAGGCGCTTGACCGGCGAGATGTGCAGCTCGTCGAGGATACGGTCGCGCTTTCCCGCGCCGATCGCCGGGAGGGCGAGCAGGAAGTCGGTGATCCGCATCGAGCCCTCGACCGAGTCCGGGTCGGCCGTCGCGCGGTCGAGGACGGTCTGCGGGGTCACGACGCGCATGGTCAGATCGCGCTTGAGCGAGGCACGTGCACGTCGTCGCTCGACGGCCTTGCGGGCGGCGGCGGCACGATCGACCTCGGGAACCGGACGAGACTCAGCCACGGCCGGCCTCCCTGTACTCTGCGACGCGAGCGTCGATGGCGGCGGCGAGGCCGGCGGGCCCTGCCGAGAGGATGCTGCGGCTCTCACTGGCGATGACCGCTCCGCTCATCGCGCCGAATCGTCGGTGGAGGTCTGCGGGGGTCGCACCCTGCGTCCCGAACCCGGGCGCGAGGATGGGCGCCGTCGGCGCGAAAGCGGCGATGCCGGCGTCGGCCCAGTCGACCGTGGCGCCGATGACGAAGCCGAAGCTCCCCCACTCCCCCGTGTTCGACTGCTCCGCGTTGCGGGACGAGACCACGGCGATGATGTCGGCCGACACCGCGCGCCCCGTCTCCGAGACCGCGCGCTGCAGGCCCTCTGCTTCGGGGTTGCTGGTCGCCGCGAGGACGAACAGCCCTTTGTCGTGCTGTTGCGCGAGGGCGAAGGCGCCGTCCAGCGCCCCCACACCGAGGAACGGGTTGACCGTGAGCGCATCGGCCTCGAGTGGAGACCCTGGCGTGAGCCAGGCTTCGGCGTACGCATCCATCGTGGATCCGATGTCGCCGCGCTTCGCGTCGGCGATCACGATCAGACCGGCGGCCCGTGCCGCGGACAGGACGTCTTCGAGCGCGGCGATCCCCGCGGAACCGAAGCGTTCGAAGAACGACACCTGCGGCTTCACGACGCCGACCCGGCCTGCGGCGGCCTCGACCGTCCGCAGCCCGAAGTCACGGACCCCGCGAGCGTCATCCGTGAGTCCCCAGGACTGCAGGAGCGACGCATGCGGGTCGATGCCCACGCAGAGCGGGCCGTGCGCCGATACGGCGGCACGGACCCGCTCACCGAAGCGTGCGCTCACAAAGCGGCCTTCCGGTCGAGGGCGTACTCCTGCAGACTCTTGACCTGGAAGCCCTCGTGGGCCGCATCCATGCCGCTCACCGCAGCGCCGAGGACGGCCATCGTGGTGAACAGCGCCTTGTCGGCCGCGACCGCTGCTGCGCGGATCTCGTACCCGTCGGCACGGGCCGCTCCACCCGATGGGGTGTTCACGACGATGTCGATCGCACCCTCGTTGATCAGGTCGACGATGTTCGTGGCACCCGACTCCTGGGTCTCGCTGTACTTCTCGACGACGGTCACGGCGATGCCGTTGCGCGACAGGATCTCGGCCGTGCCCTCGGTGGCCACGATGGTGAAACCGAGCTGCTGCAGGCGGTGCGCCGGAAGGATGACCGCGCGCTTGTCGGAGTCGGCGACCGAGATGAACACCGTGCCGGAAGTCGGCATCCCGCCGTACGCGGCAGCCTGGCTCTTCGCGAACGCCGTCGGGAAGTCGCGGTCGATGCCCATGACCTCACCGGTCGAGCGCATCTCCGGTCCGAGGATCGAGTCGACCGTCTTGCCGTCTGCGGTGCGGAACCGCTTGAAGGGCAGCACGGCCTCCTTGACCGACACGGGGGCGTCGAGGGGCACGCGAGAACCGTCCTGCTCGGGCAGCATGCCCTCGGCGCGCAGCTCCGCGATCGTCGATCCCACCATCACGCGGCTCGCTGCCTTGGCCATCGGGATGCCCAGCGCCTTGGAGACGAAGGGCACCGTGCGGCTCGCGCGCGGGTTCGCCTCGATCACGTAGAGCACGCCGGCGCTGATCGCGAACTGCACGTTCAGCAGGCCGCGGACGCCCACGCCCTTCGCGATCGCCAGCGTCGCCTCGCGGACGCGATCGATATCGGTGCGCCCGAGCGAGACGGGAGGAAGGGTGCAGCTCGAGTCGCCGGAGTGGATGCCGGCCTCTTCGAGGTGCTCCATCACGCCACCGATGAACAGCTCGGTGCCGTCGTAGAGGGCGTCGACATCGAGCTCGATCGCGTCATCGAGGAACCGGTCGACGAGCAGGGGCTTGCCCTCCTCGATGATGACCTCGCCCGCCGTGCGCACGAAGTACTCGCGCAGCGACTCCGAGCTGTAGACGATCTCCATCCCGCGTCCGCCGAGCACGAAGCTCGGACGCACGAGCACCGGGTATCCGATCTCCTCGGCGACGGCCACCGCGCCATCCGCGTCCACAGCGGTGCCGTGGCGGGGGGCGATGAGGCCTGCGGCGTCGAGGAGCTGCGAGAACAGCTCGCGCTCTTCCGCGATGTCGATCGCCTCAGGACTGGTGCCCAGCACCTGGTAGCCGGCCGCCTCGATGCCCTTCGCGAGCCCCAGCGGAGTCTGTCCGCCGAGCTGGCAGACGACGCCGAGGATGGTGCCGCTGGCGGCTTCCGCATCGAGGACCTCCAGCACGTCTTCGAGCGTGAGCGGCTCGAAGTAGAGCCGGTCCGACGTGTCGTAGTCGGTGGACACCGTCTCGGGGTTGCAGTTGACCATGATGGTCTCGAAGCCGGCATCCGAGAGTGCGAACGACGCGTGGACGCACGAGTAGTCGAACTCGACCCCCTGGCCGATGCGGTTCGGACCCGATCCGATGATGACGACCTTGGTGCGATCCGAGGGCGTGACCTCCGTCTCGAAGTCGTAGCTCGAGTAGTGGTAGGGCGTGAGAGCCGGGAACTCGCCGGCGCAGGTGTCGACGGTCTTGAACACCGGGCGGATGCCGAGCCCGTGGCGCACGCCGCGGATCTCCGCCTCCTTCTCGCCACGCAGCTCGGCGATCTGCGCGTCGGAGAAGCCGTGCTCCTTCGCGTATCGGAGCGTCGCTGCATCGAGTTCCGGCGCTGCGGCCACGATCTCGGCGACCTCGTTGATCAGCACGATCTGGTCGATGAACCACGGGTCGATCGCCGTGGCGTCGAAGGCCTGCTCGACGGTCGCGCCCTTGCGGAGCGCCTGCTGCAGCGTGACGATTCGTCCGTCGGTCGGCACCTTCGAGGTCTCGAGCAGCTCTTCGACCGAGCGCTCCTCGGTGCCCCAGTGGAAGCTGGAGCCGCGCTTCTCGAGCGAGCGGAGCGCCTTCTGCAGGGCGGTCGCGTAGTTGCGTCCGATCGCCATGGCCTCGCCGACGGACTTCATGGTCGTGGTGAGCGTGGCGTCAGCGGCCGGGAACTTCTCGAACGCGAACCGCGGCACCTTGACGACGACGTAGTCGAGCGTGGGCTCGAAGCTCGCAGGCGTCACACCCGTGATGTCGTTCGGGATCTCGTCGAGGCGGTAACCGAGCGCGAGCTTGGCGGCGAGCTTGGCGATCGGGAACCCGGTCGCCTTCGAGGCAAGGGCGCTCGAACGCGAGACGCGCGGGTTCATCTCGATCACGATGATGCGGCCGTTGCTGGGGTCGACGGCGAACTGGATGTTGCATCCGCCGGTGTCGACGCCGACGGCGCGGATGATGTCGATGCCGATGTCACGGAGCTTCTGGTACTCGCGGTCGGTCAGCGTCAGTGCCGGGGCGACCGTGATCGAGTCGCCCGTGTGCACGCCGACCGGGTCGACGTTCTCGATCGAGCAGACGACCACCGTGTTGTCGGCGGTGTCCCGCATGAGCTCGAGCTCGTATTCCTTCCAGCCGAGGATGGACTCCTCCAGGAGCACCTCGGTGGTCGGCGAGTCCCGGAGCCCGGCGCCACCGATGCGGCGGAGGTCCTCCTCGTCGTAGGCGAAGCCGGAGCCGAGGCCGCCCATGGTGAACGACGGACGGACGACGAGCGGGTAGCCGAGCTCGGCGGCGCCCTCGAGCAGATCGTCCATGGTGTGCGCGATGATGCTGCGCGCCACGTCTGCGCCGGCATCCAGCACCAGCTGCTTGAAGATCTGACGGTCTTCGCCCTTGTTGATCGCCTCGAAGCTCGCACCGATCAGCTCGACGTCGTACTTCTCGAGGATGCCGTGGTTGTGCAGCTCGATCGCGGCGTTCAGCGCCGTCTGACCGCCGAGGGTCGGCAGGATCGCGTCGGGGCGTTCCTTGGCGATGATGGTCTCGATGACCTGCCAGGTGATCGGCTCGATGTACGTCGCATCGGCGAAGTCGGGGTCGGTCATGATCGTCGCCGGGTTCGAGTTGACCAGGATGACCCGCACGCCCTCCTCGCGGAGGACGCGGCACGCCTGGGTGCCGGAGTAGTCGAACTCACAGGCCTGACCGATGACGATCGGGCCGGAGCCGATGACGAGAACGGAGTTGATGTCGTCGCGCTTGGGCATTACTTGGCGTCCTTCTTGCTGGCGATGACCATGTCGCGGAACCGGTCGAAGAGGTAGTTGGCGTCGTGGGGGCCTGCGGCCGCCTCGGGGTGGTACTGCACCGAGAACGCGGGGATGTCGAGGGCGCGGAGGCCCTCCACCACGTTGTCGTTCAGACCGACGTGGCTGACCTCGACCTTGCCGTAGCCGTTCGGGCTGTCGAAGGAGCCCTCGAGCGGTGCGTCGACCGCGAAGCCGTGGTTGTGCGCGGTGATCTCGACCCGACCGGTCGATTTGTCGAGCACGGGCTGGTTGATGCCGCGGTGACCGAACGGCAGCTTGTAGGTGCCGAGGCCCAGCGCGCGACCGAGCAGCTGGTTGCCGAAGCAGATGCCGAAGAACGGGAGGCCGTCGTCGAGGACTGCGCGCAGCAGTTCGACGTGGTCGCCGGATGCCGCGGGATCGCCGGGGCCGTTCGAGTAGAAGACCGCGACCGGATCGATCGATCGGATGTCATCGATCGTGACGTTCTGCGGCAGGACGTGCACCTCGAACCCGCGGGCTGCGAGGTTGTCGATCGTGGCCTGCTTGACGCCGAGGTCGAGGACTGCGAGGTTGCCGACCCTCTCCCCCATCGCCGTCGTCACCGTCGCGACGTCGACGGAGACCTGAGCCGAGAGGTTCTGACCGGCCATCTCCGGGGCCTCGCGTACGAGGCGCAGCTGCTCCCCCTCGTCGAGCCGCGCGGCCTCACCCGAGAAGATGCCGCCGCGCATGGAGCCGGCCGACCGGATGTGGCGCGTGATCGAGCGGGTGTCGATGCCGCTGATGCCGACGATGCCGTCCTGCACCAGCACCTCGTCGAGCGAGGCGTTCGCGCGCCAGTTCGAGACGACGCGTGAGGGGTCCCGCACGATGTAGCCGGCCACCCAGATGCGACGCGACTCGGGGTCCTCGTCGTTCATGCCGGTGTTGCCGATGTGCGGCGCCGTCTGCAGCACGATCTGTCCGGCGTACGACGGGTCGGTGAGCGTCTCCTGGTAGCCGGACATGCCGGTGGCGAAGACGACCTCGCCGATGGTGGTTCCCAGCGCGCCATAGGCGCGGCCGGTGTGACGGGTCCCGTCTTCGAGGACGAGGACGGCGGGTTCGGGGAGGGCTGTCATGACGTTGCTCCTGTGTCGGGGGCGGCTTCGTCGTCCGAGGCGCCGGAGGCGGGGACGAGTCGCTGCAGTTCTGAGATGAAGTTCTGGGGGTCTCCGTCGGTGAGACGGAGGTAGGAGTCGACGATCGTGTCGTCGTCGGCGCTCCAGGCCACGCGGACGAGCCCGCCGGGCTCGACGACGCGATCGATCGTGACCGTCGCGCGGTCGACGCTCGCCAGGCGAGCCGAGGCCAGGAACACCGTCGGTGCTCCGTCGAGGCACAGCGCGAGTCCCCGGTCGGTGACCGCGACCTCGCCCCGGGCGCGGTACGCGAGCGGCGACAGCGTCAGGCGCTCGAGCGGCTGATCGTGCCTGGTCGTCGACACGTACAGCA of Microbacterium sp. LWH13-1.2 contains these proteins:
- a CDS encoding primosomal protein N' encodes the protein MTTQSRRIARVLLDSPLPQLDRLFDYALPDELGDVAPGVRVRVPLRTAGRVIDGYVIEVDTEDDADRPLSEVDGIVSQVPVLPDRLYRLARRAADRAAGSASDVLRLVIPKRQVRVEKAWKADSPPLVPTDEALTGAVGLITSYDGLEEVLESGGRAAVEAIPVHHDGAPGWAALLASSAARMLAAGKSSILVVPDHRDLDQLLAVLATTVPAEAVARYDSRQTNPDRYRSFLRSLEDAPSIVVGNRSAVYAPVRAGLVAVWDDGDPLLGEPLAPYINARDTALLRQEQEESALLFVGHTRTTDVERLVAHGWLQDVRAARRVLPRVVLSTPQEMDAPTAQRMPSSAFLSARNAAAEGPVLVQVSRPGFAPSLVCAECRAPARCAHCGGPLGAKHRGAVPVCAWCGRGARAWACPACSSTKLRLASSGSERTADELGKAFPGIRVIVADSAHPVEHVADKPSLVVATRGAEPLADGGYRAVVLLDGPRMLQAPDLRIGEACLRWWSNAAALAAPGAPIHLVGVDGSIARALATWNQSGYARSELAERAPLHMPPATRVALVEGTTAAVARALASLQELKLPGDAVLGPVPIESDDHPPRVRALVRFEYGAGAKVATTLRASVVAEAVSARRGKGKSTRSALSVRLDILDPEL
- the metK gene encoding methionine adenosyltransferase, producing MSALRLFTSESVTEGHPDKICDQISDSILDGLIAKDRDSRVAVETLVTTGLVHVAGEIRTEAYVDIPTIVRQVVNRIGYTSSETGFDGDSCGVSISVGEQSTDIAHGVDSAQEHRDGGSIDPLDGLGAGDQGIMFGFATNETPQLMPMAAWTAHRIAERLTEVRRSGALPFLRPDGKTQVTLGYDGFTPKTVDAVVLSTQHHPDISQDELKAQVRQHVIAPVLESTGLDLDDITYYINPAGPFVTGGPKGDAGLTGRKIIIDTYGGAARHGGGAFSGKDPSKVDRSGAYATRWVAKNAVAAGLADRLEVQVAYAIGVARPVGLYVETFGTGKVSDEVITRAISEVFDLRPQAIIEQLDLLRPIYAQTAAYGHFGRELPEFTWERTDRAEELRRAAGL
- the rpoZ gene encoding DNA-directed RNA polymerase subunit omega translates to MAGHHTNGIIDPPIDNLLDRVDSKYELVIYAAKRARQINDYYSDLHEGNLFDNVGPLVDSSVEDKPLTIALHEINEDKLRLRHAE
- the gmk gene encoding guanylate kinase encodes the protein MAESRPVPEVDRAAAARKAVERRRARASLKRDLTMRVVTPQTVLDRATADPDSVEGSMRITDFLLALPAIGAGKRDRILDELHISPVKRLGGLGVRQRVALSQWLDSRFPVLEPRGARSRLLVLAGPTAVGKGTVAAHIRENNPEIHLSVSATTRPARPGEVDGVHYYFVDDAEFDRLIAEDELLEYAVVHNRSRYGTPRAPIDAALAEGKTVLLEIDLQGARQVRKAEPAATLIFLLPPTWDELVQRLVGRGTEGAEERARRLRTAKVELAAQNEFDHLIVNEDVATAAAEVVELSSSSAR
- the pyrF gene encoding orotidine-5'-phosphate decarboxylase — translated: MSARFGERVRAAVSAHGPLCVGIDPHASLLQSWGLTDDARGVRDFGLRTVEAAAGRVGVVKPQVSFFERFGSAGIAALEDVLSAARAAGLIVIADAKRGDIGSTMDAYAEAWLTPGSPLEADALTVNPFLGVGALDGAFALAQQHDKGLFVLAATSNPEAEGLQRAVSETGRAVSADIIAVVSSRNAEQSNTGEWGSFGFVIGATVDWADAGIAAFAPTAPILAPGFGTQGATPADLHRRFGAMSGAVIASESRSILSAGPAGLAAAIDARVAEYREAGRG
- the carB gene encoding carbamoyl-phosphate synthase large subunit codes for the protein MPKRDDINSVLVIGSGPIVIGQACEFDYSGTQACRVLREEGVRVILVNSNPATIMTDPDFADATYIEPITWQVIETIIAKERPDAILPTLGGQTALNAAIELHNHGILEKYDVELIGASFEAINKGEDRQIFKQLVLDAGADVARSIIAHTMDDLLEGAAELGYPLVVRPSFTMGGLGSGFAYDEEDLRRIGGAGLRDSPTTEVLLEESILGWKEYELELMRDTADNTVVVCSIENVDPVGVHTGDSITVAPALTLTDREYQKLRDIGIDIIRAVGVDTGGCNIQFAVDPSNGRIIVIEMNPRVSRSSALASKATGFPIAKLAAKLALGYRLDEIPNDITGVTPASFEPTLDYVVVKVPRFAFEKFPAADATLTTTMKSVGEAMAIGRNYATALQKALRSLEKRGSSFHWGTEERSVEELLETSKVPTDGRIVTLQQALRKGATVEQAFDATAIDPWFIDQIVLINEVAEIVAAAPELDAATLRYAKEHGFSDAQIAELRGEKEAEIRGVRHGLGIRPVFKTVDTCAGEFPALTPYHYSSYDFETEVTPSDRTKVVIIGSGPNRIGQGVEFDYSCVHASFALSDAGFETIMVNCNPETVSTDYDTSDRLYFEPLTLEDVLEVLDAEAASGTILGVVCQLGGQTPLGLAKGIEAAGYQVLGTSPEAIDIAEERELFSQLLDAAGLIAPRHGTAVDADGAVAVAEEIGYPVLVRPSFVLGGRGMEIVYSSESLREYFVRTAGEVIIEEGKPLLVDRFLDDAIELDVDALYDGTELFIGGVMEHLEEAGIHSGDSSCTLPPVSLGRTDIDRVREATLAIAKGVGVRGLLNVQFAISAGVLYVIEANPRASRTVPFVSKALGIPMAKAASRVMVGSTIAELRAEGMLPEQDGSRVPLDAPVSVKEAVLPFKRFRTADGKTVDSILGPEMRSTGEVMGIDRDFPTAFAKSQAAAYGGMPTSGTVFISVADSDKRAVILPAHRLQQLGFTIVATEGTAEILSRNGIAVTVVEKYSETQESGATNIVDLINEGAIDIVVNTPSGGAARADGYEIRAAAVAADKALFTTMAVLGAAVSGMDAAHEGFQVKSLQEYALDRKAAL
- the carA gene encoding glutamine-hydrolyzing carbamoyl-phosphate synthase small subunit, with amino-acid sequence MTALPEPAVLVLEDGTRHTGRAYGALGTTIGEVVFATGMSGYQETLTDPSYAGQIVLQTAPHIGNTGMNDEDPESRRIWVAGYIVRDPSRVVSNWRANASLDEVLVQDGIVGISGIDTRSITRHIRSAGSMRGGIFSGEAARLDEGEQLRLVREAPEMAGQNLSAQVSVDVATVTTAMGERVGNLAVLDLGVKQATIDNLAARGFEVHVLPQNVTIDDIRSIDPVAVFYSNGPGDPAASGDHVELLRAVLDDGLPFFGICFGNQLLGRALGLGTYKLPFGHRGINQPVLDKSTGRVEITAHNHGFAVDAPLEGSFDSPNGYGKVEVSHVGLNDNVVEGLRALDIPAFSVQYHPEAAAGPHDANYLFDRFRDMVIASKKDAK